The proteins below are encoded in one region of Huiozyma naganishii CBS 8797 chromosome 7, complete genome:
- the RFC2 gene encoding replication factor C subunit 2 (similar to Saccharomyces cerevisiae RFC2 (YJR068W); ancestral locus Anc_1.517) produces the protein MFEGFSSNKRRKVDNTESKEENKPWVEKYRPKNLDEVTAQDHAVNVLKKTLKSADLPHMLFYGPPGTGKTSTILALTKELFGPELTKSRVLELNASDERGISIVREKVKNFARLTVSKPSKNDLEKYPCPPFKIIILDEADSMTADAQSALRRTMETYSSVTRFCLICNYITRIIDPLASRCSKFRFKSLDESNAMDRLQYVAKQESVICEDGALEKILIVSSGDLRKAITLLQSSSKLRNYTGTDKVTSKQVEELAGRVPNDILGELVEKIASKDLDAIIAYVNNFAKSGWSGVSVISQLHDYYIMSDNFDTAFKNRISLILFDTDAKLTNGTNEHLQLLNLVVQISNI, from the coding sequence ATGTTTGAAGGCTTTAGTAGTAATAAACGGAGGAAAGTTGACAACACCGAAAGCAAAGAGGAGAATAAGCCATGGGTTGAAAAGTACAGACCCAAGAATCTCGACGAGGTCACTGCTCAAGATCATGCCGTTAACGTGCTGAAAAAGACGCTGAAATCCGCTGATTTACCGCACATGCTGTTCTACGGTCCACCTGGTACGGGTAAAACTTCCACCATTTTAGCTCTGACAAAAGAATTGTTTGGACCCGAGCTAACAAAGAGCAGAGTCTTGGAATTGAACGCCTCGGATGAGCGTGGTATTTCGATCGTTAGGGAAAAGGTCAAGAACTTTGCGCGTCTTACCGTTTCTAAGCCATCCAAgaatgatttggaaaaatatCCATGTCCACCTTTCAAGATCATCATTTTAGATGAAGCAGACTCAATGACCGCCGACGCGCAGAGCGCCTTGAGAAGAACAATGGAAACGTATTCCTCGGTGACAAGATTTTGTCTGATTTGTAACTACATCACCAGAATTATCGACCCTCTAGCTTCCAGATGTTCGAAATTTAGATTCAAGTCTTTAGACGAATCTAACGCAATGGATAGACTACAATACGTTGCCAAACAGGAGTCCGTGATTTGTGAAGATGGCGCCCTGGAAAAGATACTAATTGTATCTTCAGGAGACTTGAGGAAAGCTATAACGTTATTGCAGTCCTCTTCCAAACTTAGAAATTACACCGGGACAGACAAAGTTACTTCAAAACAAGTGGAGGAGCTGGCTGGGCGGGTTCCTAATGACATATTGGGCGAACTTGTAGAAAAAATTGCGTCGAAAGATCTGGACGCCATAATAGCATACGTCAACAACTTTGCCAAAAGTGGGTGGTCTGGAGTGTCCGTTATATCACAATTGCATGACTACTACATAATGAGCGACAACTTCGACACTGCTTTTAAAAACCGGATCTCCCTCATACTATTTGATACAGATGCAAAATTAACCAACGGTACCAATGAGCATCTTCAACTGTTGAATTTAGTTGTGCAAATTTCGAACATCTAA
- the HAM1 gene encoding nucleoside triphosphate pyrophosphohydrolase HAM1 (similar to Saccharomyces cerevisiae HAM1 (YJR069C); ancestral locus Anc_1.520), protein MVQDIVFVTGNANKLKEVQMLLSGSDINLSNEPLDLDELQDTDLQKIAVAKCQQAVQVLGAGKPVFVEDTALTFQEFNGLPGAYIKWFLKSMGLEKIVQMLDNFPNKSAQAITTIAYADSEGKIHVFEGITDGKIVPARGPTAFGWDPIFEPLESHGQTYAEMTKEDKNVISHRGRAFAKFNQFLSGN, encoded by the coding sequence ATGGTCCAAGACATTGTGTTTGTCACAGGCAATGCCaacaaattgaaggagGTGCAGATGCTGCTCTCCGGTAGCGATATCAATCTTTCCAACGAGCCACTTGACTTGGATGAATTGCAAGATACCGATTTACAAAAAATTGCCGTAGCGAAATGCCAACAAGCCGTCCAGGTACTCGGTGCAGGGAAACCAGTGTTTGTCGAAGACACAGCCCTAACATTCCAAGAATTCAACGGGTTGCCGGGAGCGTATATCAAATGGTTTTTGAAGTCGATGGGCTTAGAGAAAATTGTCCAGATGCTGGACAACTTCCCAAACAAGTCTGCACAAGCTATCACGACCATTGCATATGCGGACAGCGAAGGCAAAATCCACGTCTTCGAGGGTATTACTGATGGGAAGATTGTCCCGGCAAGAGGGCCTACCGCCTTTGGATGGGATCCAATCTTTGAACCCTTAGAGTCACACGGCCAGACCTACGCAGAAATGACCAAAGAGGACAAGAACGTCATCTCCCACAGGGGCAGAGCGTTTGCCAAATTCAACCAATTCTTGAGTGGCAATTGA
- the LOS1 gene encoding Ran GTPase-binding protein LOS1 (similar to Saccharomyces cerevisiae LOS1 (YKL205W); ancestral locus Anc_1.519) encodes MLSRIREVIAIANSPQSDPATQKQALEYLDGIKQDPNAVEVFAALLTETDSDDLLKFVSLQALNDIVGINSTNSNIISFVKQTVLDLLRKKVESNVQDAEYLRNKIVDLLTKIFYNTYGEINGNQWDTFFQDIITLLNVEPLLESSTPGGYSPVGIDYFNRICLFINSEIADQTYVRSKATQVKNNSLKDTMRMQDINSLAVIWINTLKSVISTTQHSSELSEIAILTLSCIGSYILWIDVNLIINPECITIIYNFLDFPGTKIACSKCLVEIISKKMKPVEKFALLGLLNLTDKVYARDDDDIEITEQLARLASAVGVELSVIVEHCSDTMDTNPESLQLVTSADERILTQVAPLVLKFMVHEYDSVTQQCFTFIACYLSNMKKLFAVGGKPGSAVALASKQKPLDLQHTEFVNSLLRVIFIKMKIDESTDANDESQDEVDEFNETIRSKLKTFQESIAVINPAIYLESISTEICTRMGSTDWRDLELAIYQMHNLCESIRNNLFGVPKQDIASSQPSILMVKFFNELLNHSTLFQMDNSYIEVLFFELVVRHHNFLNGEKNEFTVLNIFCSEFGMFNKRGKVRMRTWYLFSRFLKITKPKFTVSVLTEIIRKITPLLDIKIDEINSDGIEEDTVFSNQMYLFEGIGILIGANADAQYSILDEVLIPMFTDLERCISSQVQSIEVVLQCHHILMAVGTLARGVQGGLVPENQVNNTLVNKKLIHQSLTERFANITEVVLVTFSYFNKHENIRDASRFTFSRLIPILNNDIVPFANKLIALFLESDLKIPEMNDFLGFIGQMVHVFHKEEGCFELFTNLVTPLVAKVHQIMELIDNEQTIGNASNGLATVNNHEHQHAKNIIVTDAFRDKILLKKAYFAFLQSFVTNSVTSLLLNPNNGNTLSIILLDLLSYTPGEVQESSTMKLSLNVLVNFIRIFGSGLCNDANDIHAKDIQKIEGLNAFLISKVVPLVFEIPFNAEYNFNVKEGSSRVIACDLSRLLRELYLQSGAGSDINSNPSLKYLSEIYLPQIQFPPQLNAELLEMLVTSDQKSFEKYYVSLIDRVMF; translated from the coding sequence ATGCTATCTAGGATAAGAGAGGTAATAGCTATTGCGAATAGTCCTCAATCGGATCCAGCCACCCAAAAACAGGCTCTCGAGTACTTGGACGGCATCAAACAGGATCCCAATGCTGTCGAGGTGTTTGCTGCGCTTTTAACAGAAACTGATTCTGATGATCTTCTGAAATTTGTCTCATTACAAGCACTGAATGACATTGTCGGGATAAACTCTACAAATAGTAATATCATAAGTTTTGTCAAGCAAACCGTTTTGGACTTGCTTCGAAAGAAAGTTGAATCAAATGTCCAGGACGCAGAATATTtaagaaataaaatagtGGACCTTCTGACCAAAATATTCTACAACACATACGGTGAAATTAACGGGAATCAATGGGACACTTTTTTCCAGGATATAATCACTCTGTTAAACGTTGAACCGCTGCTTGAAAGTTCAACGCCGGGTGGTTACTCCCCGGTCGGTATCGATTATTTCAACAGAATTTGTCTTTTTATCAATTCGGAGATAGCAGATCAAACCTATGTCAGGTCTAAGGCCACTCAAGTGAAAAAtaactctttgaaagatacGATGAGAATGCAAGATATCAACAGCCTTGCCGTTATATGGATTAACACATTGAAAAGTGTAATATCTACCACCCAGCATTCCAGTGAACTATCCGAAATAGCAATACTGACATTATCATGCATTGGATCGTACATACTCTGGATTGATGTGAACTTAATAATCAATCCGGAGTGCATAACCATCATTTACAATTTCCTGGATTTCCCAGGGACCAAAATCGCATGTTCCAAATGTCTCGTCGAAATAATATCAAAGAAGATGAAACCAGTTGAAAAATTTGCTCTCCTGGGACTATTAAACTTGACAGACAAGGTTTATGCCAGAGATGACGATGACATAGAAATAACAGAGCAACTAGCAAGATTGGCGTCAGCGGTGGGTGTTGAACTGTCTGTCATCGTAGAACACTGTAGCGATACAATGGACACCAATCCGGAATCCCTTCAATTGGTAACAAGTGCAGATGAAAGAATCTTGACACAAGTAGCACCATTGGTCCTCAAATTTATGGTCCACGAGTATGACTCCGTGACTCAGCAATGTTTCACTTTCATAGCTTGTTACTTATCTAATATGAAAAAACTATTTGCCGTCGGGGGGAAGCCAGGTTCTGCAGTGGCATTAGCGTCGAAACAGAAACCGCTGGACTTACAACACACAGAGTTCGTAAACTCATTACTCCGCGTGATCTTTATCAAGATGAAAATTGATGAATCCACGGATGCAAATGATGAGTCCCAAGACGAAGTCGATGAATTCAACGAGACAATACGGtcaaaactgaaaacgTTCCAAGAGAGCATTGCCGTTATCAATCCCGCAATTTACCTTGAAAGCATATCCACAGAGATTTGTACAAGAATGGGCAGTACTGACTGGAGGGATTTAGAGTTGGCGATATACCAAATGCATAATCTCTGTGAAAGTATCAGAAACAATCTCTTTGGTGTACCAAAACAAGATATCGCATCCTCTCAGCCTTCTATCCTCATggtcaagtttttcaacgAGTTATTAAACCATAGTACCTTGTTTCAAATGGATAATTCATACATCGAGGTGCTATTTTTTGAGTTAGTTGTGAGACATCACAATTTTCTCAACGGTGAAAAGAACGAATTTACGGTCTTAAACATTTTTTGTAGCGAATTCGGTATGTTCAATAAAAGAGGAAAGGTTAGAATGAGGACATGGTATCTATTTTCcagatttttgaagattaCGAAACCTAAGTTTACTGTCAGCGTTCTTACCGAGATTATAAGAAAGATTACCCCACTATTGGACATTAAGATTGACGAAATTAACTCTGACGGCATTGAGGAAGACACGGTCTTTAGTAATCAAATGTATCTTTTCGAAGGCATTGGTATTTTGATTGGAGCCAATGCGGATGCACAGTATAGTATTCTGGATGAGGTTTTGATTCCAATGTTTACCGATTTGGAGAGATGTATTTCAAGCCAGGTTCAGTCCATTGAGGTGGTACTTCAATGCCATCATATACTAATGGCGGTTGGTACTTTAGCAAGGGGTGTTCAGGGTGGTTTGGTACCTGAAAATCAAGTCAACAATACTCTAGTGAATAAAAAACTGATCCATCAATCACTAACTGAGAGGTTTGCAAATATTACAGAAGTTGTGTTGGTCACATTCTCTTACTTCAACAAACACGAGAATATAAGAGATGCTTCCAGATTCACTTTCTCTAGATTGATCCCTATTTTAAACAATGATATTGTACCATTCGCAAACAAATTAATCGCATTATTCCTCGAATCAGATTTGAAGATTCCTGAAATGAACGACTTTTTGGGTTTCATCGGACAAATGGTACATGTTTTCCATAAAGAGGAGGGCTGCTTTGAACTGTTTACAAACTTGGTGACACCATTGGTTGCTAAAGTTCATCAAATCATGGAGTTGATTGACAATGAGCAAACCATTGGCAACGCTAGTAATGGTCTGGCGACGGTCAACAACCATGAACACCAGCATGCGAAGAATATCATAGTAACCGATGCTTTCAGAGATAAAATTCTGCTGAAAAAAGCTTATTTTGCCTTCCTACAATCATTTGTCACTAATTCTGTTACTTCGCTGTTGTTAAATCCAAATAACGGCAACACATTGTCAATTATTTTACTTGACCTTTTGTCATATACACCAGGAGAAGTTCAGGAATCGTCCACAATGAAGCTTTCTCTAAATGTCCTGGTAAATTTCATTAGGATATTTGGTTCTGGTTTGTGTAACGATGCGAACGATATACACGCAAAGgatattcaaaaaatcgaaGGGCTCAATGCATTTTTAATCAGCAAAGTTGTTCCCTTAGTATTTGAAATTCCATTCAACGCAGAGTACAACTTTAATGTCAAAGAGGGTTCTTCTAGGGTAATAGCATGTGATTTATCGAGGTTACTAAGGGAACTATACCTGCAAAGTGGCGCAGGTTCAGACATTAATTCCAACCCGTCTCTCAAGTATCTCTCTGAGATATACCTGCCCCAAATACAATTTCCGCCTCAATTGAACGCAGAATTGTTGGAAATGTTGGTGACTTCCGATCAAAAATCGTTTGAAAAATACTATGTTTCTCTGATTGACAGAGTAATGTTCTAA